One stretch of Amycolatopsis tolypomycina DNA includes these proteins:
- a CDS encoding OmpL47-type beta-barrel domain-containing protein, with protein sequence MSPRLIALLLTAFLAVLGLATPAAAAPVQTLTWTGNNSTTEYASAPTGARPGETTIVFENSEATGNTTGMSHTLTFDTTTPGYNHDVTLNILANPFDPQDGRHEAVVMLTPGKYRYYCTIPGHTAMAGEFVVSDGTGDTIPPTVTAAVTGDRDPAGNYVESATVTLSAEDAGSGVASVEYQLDGGTWTAYAAPVVVTAVGMHMLHYRATDVAGNTSEEGMAHFTVVDGPGDTTPPTVTASVAGDRDAAGNYLDVATVSLTATDADSAVRSVEYQLDGGAWTPYAAPVAVTGAGAHMVHFRATDAAGNTSPEGMASFTVVKRDTTAPAVSASVAGTQDGDGNYVGKATVTVTASDTGSGVAAVEYKVDGGVWTAYSAPVPVSAVGAHTVAYRARDVAGNASAEGSVAFTVVAGGDTTAPAVALQLRGNQDGGWNYVGSATVTVTATDAESGVGFVEYKVDASAWTRYTAPVVVSALGAHTVRARATDVAGNVSAELTGSFTVVAAPPPPDACPSSDTRETVVIGGVDSQVANTDTGNGCTINDVIDENAEYASHERFVKHVKAVTQELVANGVLSSGDRNRIVTAAIESGVGGGLAPADGGKRKA encoded by the coding sequence ATGTCCCCACGACTGATCGCCCTGCTGCTGACCGCGTTCCTGGCGGTGCTCGGGCTGGCGACGCCCGCGGCGGCGGCCCCGGTCCAGACGCTGACCTGGACCGGGAACAACAGCACCACCGAGTACGCGTCCGCGCCGACCGGCGCCCGGCCCGGCGAGACCACGATCGTCTTCGAGAACAGCGAAGCCACCGGCAACACCACCGGGATGTCGCACACCCTGACGTTCGACACGACGACACCGGGCTACAACCACGACGTCACCCTGAACATCCTGGCCAACCCGTTCGACCCGCAGGACGGCCGGCACGAGGCCGTCGTGATGCTGACACCGGGCAAGTACCGCTACTACTGCACCATTCCCGGCCACACCGCGATGGCGGGCGAGTTCGTCGTCTCCGACGGCACCGGCGACACGATCCCGCCGACCGTGACCGCCGCGGTGACGGGCGATCGCGATCCCGCCGGCAACTACGTCGAATCGGCCACGGTCACGCTTTCGGCCGAGGATGCGGGATCCGGCGTGGCGTCGGTCGAGTACCAGCTCGACGGCGGCACGTGGACCGCGTACGCCGCACCGGTGGTGGTGACCGCGGTGGGCATGCACATGCTGCACTACCGCGCGACCGACGTCGCCGGGAACACGTCCGAAGAAGGCATGGCGCACTTCACGGTCGTCGACGGTCCGGGCGACACCACGCCGCCGACGGTGACCGCCTCGGTCGCGGGAGACCGGGACGCGGCGGGCAACTACCTCGACGTGGCCACGGTTTCCCTGACGGCCACCGATGCGGACTCCGCCGTCCGGTCGGTCGAGTACCAGCTGGACGGCGGCGCCTGGACGCCGTACGCCGCACCCGTCGCGGTGACCGGTGCGGGCGCGCACATGGTCCACTTCCGGGCGACCGATGCCGCCGGGAACACGTCACCGGAGGGCATGGCGAGCTTCACGGTGGTCAAGCGCGACACGACCGCTCCGGCCGTGTCGGCTTCGGTGGCCGGCACGCAGGACGGCGACGGCAACTACGTCGGCAAGGCGACGGTCACGGTGACGGCGTCGGACACCGGTTCCGGCGTCGCCGCGGTGGAGTACAAAGTGGACGGTGGAGTGTGGACCGCTTACAGCGCACCGGTTCCGGTGTCCGCGGTGGGCGCGCACACGGTGGCCTACCGCGCTCGCGACGTCGCCGGCAACGCGTCCGCGGAGGGCTCGGTGGCGTTCACGGTGGTCGCCGGCGGGGACACCACGGCACCGGCCGTGGCGCTGCAGCTGCGCGGCAACCAGGACGGCGGCTGGAACTACGTGGGCTCGGCGACCGTGACGGTGACCGCGACCGACGCGGAGTCCGGAGTGGGCTTCGTCGAGTACAAAGTGGACGCTTCGGCGTGGACCAGGTACACGGCGCCGGTGGTGGTCTCGGCGCTCGGGGCGCACACCGTGCGGGCCCGGGCCACCGACGTCGCCGGCAACGTCTCGGCCGAGCTGACGGGTTCGTTCACGGTGGTCGCGGCCCCACCGCCGCCGGACGCCTGCCCGTCGTCGGACACCCGGGAGACGGTGGTGATCGGCGGGGTCGACAGCCAGGTGGCGAACACCGACACCGGCAACGGCTGCACGATCAACGACGTCATCGACGAGAACGCGGAGTACGCCTCCCACGAGCGGTTCGTCAAGCACGTGAAGGCGGTGACGCAGGAGCTCGTGGCCAACGGCGTGCTGTCCTCCGGCGACCGCAACCGGATCGTGACGGCGGCGATCGAGTCCGGCGTCGGCGGTGGTTTGGCACCGGCGGACGGGGGTAAGCGGAAGGCCTGA
- a CDS encoding ThuA domain-containing protein codes for MKRRWFGRRGAVVLAIGSVLAAGAPLMAMPVAAAAPAANVPVNVLVFHGAAAGQKDPVLRAADAIARLGGDNGITVTASQDPAVFNTANLARYRGVVFLSAQGVTLSREQEGALQAYMKAGGGFLGISDAARAQDSSQWFTGLIGARPVGARPTPEAVASVTASGENPPNETKEKLADNNENTKWLTFATTGWAAYKMATPVAVSSYALVSANDFPGRNPKNWTLQGSADGSTWTDLDTRTNETFTDPFQTRTFTFANTTVYPNYRLNITANAGEPIIQLADLKLFKDTSTTPPPPEPAPQQAVVDVLDAKHPATAGLPQNWTRTDRWLNWETNPVGTVHTVAQVEEKGYQPGVGANGPFHPISWCRDYDGGRSFYTGMGRTEASYGEGQFRDHLLGALRWTTGMVRGDCQAGIAANYKVERLTGKNAAGQLDQIGEPHGLTIAPDGKVFYIGKAACPTGPVVSWDDPNVGLGCGTIHQWDPATKKVKLLTTLRVMGNRGSGDELVKNEEGLLGMVLDPKFTENGWFYAYWMPHDSIDRDKRIGKRTISRFTYNATAQTIDQATRKDLMSWDVQIHSCCHAGGGMAFDKDGNLYVGSGDNNSSGGSNGYSGNNWTLEYKGLSFQDARRTAGNTNDYGGKILRIHPEPNGTYTIPPGNLFPNGPSDKTRPEIYVMGVRNISRLQIDPVHNWLTAGWVGPDAPAPSPELGPAKYETATIITEAGNHGWPYCMGNRQPYRDRSSTNAAELTGWYDCNNPINTSPRNTGLVNLPPIKDNMIWYSPDGGGPVFPKRPGSSIPTYNAADATYTQPYLRGGGQAVMSGPTYHRSLVNPNSGVAWPEYWDNKWFIADEANSQNRVAVTVDPAEVPTHQPPVFAETFRQIIPGGAGDTRVQSWMDAKFGPDGALYVLDYGNGFFSLDANQKLLKISYTGGAPTPAPAASSTMVQNKALTAAFTGSKSGGVSYRWEFGDGSVSTQADPRHTYPRTGIFTAKLTVTYANGEAVTTRASVNVGCAVADPGPAVTLGDTLTKVVNRNAGGGCTVDDFLDDESTWSTHAAFVNHVEQATETLSDLGVLSDAEVAELNAAAAASPIGKPGTTGYDALFDGTAESLRAWAQAPSGQFTLQPDGSIRAGGGLGMLWYAQRQFGDFSVKVQFKDIAPDPGRANSGVFVRFPDPRTPLEQRPPGSCGTVGSARTSQAWVAIYCGHEIQIYDGDTGEPQKTGSVYNFDPRPLDQAGARPKGTWNEYEIKVVGQHYTMIRNGVVINEFDNTPGQQSSRAGDPPTDLRQFVSGFIGLQNHSDNDLIEFRNIRVRQL; via the coding sequence ATGAAACGACGATGGTTCGGCAGGCGCGGCGCGGTCGTGCTCGCCATCGGCTCGGTCCTGGCGGCCGGAGCTCCGCTGATGGCGATGCCCGTGGCCGCAGCGGCCCCGGCGGCGAACGTGCCGGTGAACGTCCTCGTCTTCCACGGCGCGGCGGCCGGCCAGAAGGACCCGGTCCTGCGCGCGGCCGACGCGATCGCCCGGCTGGGCGGGGACAACGGCATCACCGTCACGGCGTCGCAGGATCCCGCCGTGTTCAACACCGCCAACCTGGCCCGCTACCGCGGTGTCGTGTTCCTGTCCGCGCAGGGCGTCACGCTGAGCCGGGAGCAGGAAGGCGCGCTGCAGGCGTACATGAAGGCCGGCGGCGGGTTCCTCGGCATCTCCGACGCCGCCCGCGCGCAGGACTCGTCGCAGTGGTTCACCGGCCTGATCGGGGCGCGCCCGGTCGGCGCCCGGCCCACGCCCGAGGCGGTGGCGTCGGTGACCGCGAGCGGGGAGAACCCGCCGAACGAAACCAAGGAGAAACTGGCCGACAACAACGAAAACACGAAGTGGCTGACGTTCGCGACCACCGGCTGGGCCGCCTACAAGATGGCCACCCCGGTCGCGGTCAGCAGCTACGCGCTGGTGTCGGCGAACGACTTCCCGGGCCGCAACCCGAAGAACTGGACCCTGCAGGGGTCCGCGGACGGCAGCACCTGGACCGACCTGGACACGCGCACGAACGAGACGTTCACCGACCCGTTCCAGACCCGGACGTTCACCTTCGCCAACACCACGGTCTACCCGAACTACCGGCTGAACATCACCGCGAACGCGGGTGAGCCGATCATCCAGCTCGCGGACCTCAAGCTGTTCAAGGACACCTCGACGACCCCGCCGCCGCCGGAGCCGGCACCGCAGCAGGCCGTCGTCGACGTCCTCGACGCCAAACACCCGGCCACCGCCGGGCTGCCGCAGAACTGGACGCGCACCGACCGCTGGCTCAACTGGGAAACCAACCCGGTCGGCACGGTCCACACCGTCGCCCAGGTCGAGGAGAAGGGCTACCAGCCGGGCGTCGGCGCGAACGGCCCGTTCCACCCGATCTCGTGGTGCCGCGACTACGACGGCGGCCGCTCCTTCTACACCGGCATGGGCCGCACCGAAGCTTCCTACGGCGAAGGGCAGTTCCGCGACCACCTGCTCGGCGCCCTGCGCTGGACCACCGGCATGGTCCGCGGCGACTGCCAGGCCGGGATCGCCGCGAACTACAAGGTCGAGCGGCTCACCGGCAAGAACGCCGCCGGGCAGCTCGACCAGATCGGCGAGCCGCACGGGCTCACCATCGCACCGGACGGCAAGGTCTTCTACATCGGCAAGGCGGCCTGCCCGACCGGGCCGGTGGTCAGCTGGGACGACCCGAACGTCGGCCTCGGCTGCGGCACGATCCACCAGTGGGACCCGGCCACCAAGAAGGTCAAGCTGCTCACGACGTTGCGCGTGATGGGCAACCGCGGCAGCGGCGACGAGCTGGTCAAGAACGAAGAAGGCCTGCTCGGCATGGTGCTGGACCCGAAGTTCACCGAGAACGGCTGGTTCTACGCCTACTGGATGCCGCACGACTCGATCGACCGCGACAAGCGGATCGGCAAGCGCACGATCTCGCGGTTCACCTACAACGCGACCGCGCAGACGATCGACCAGGCCACCCGCAAGGACCTGATGTCCTGGGACGTGCAGATCCACAGCTGCTGCCACGCCGGCGGCGGGATGGCGTTCGACAAGGACGGCAACCTCTACGTCGGGTCCGGGGACAACAACTCCTCGGGCGGCTCGAACGGCTACTCCGGCAACAACTGGACGCTCGAGTACAAGGGCCTGTCGTTCCAGGACGCGCGCCGCACGGCGGGCAACACGAACGACTACGGCGGCAAGATCCTGCGGATCCACCCGGAGCCGAACGGCACCTACACGATCCCGCCGGGGAACCTGTTCCCGAACGGGCCGTCGGACAAGACGCGCCCGGAGATCTACGTGATGGGCGTCCGCAACATCTCGCGGCTGCAGATCGACCCGGTGCACAACTGGCTGACCGCGGGCTGGGTCGGCCCGGACGCGCCCGCGCCGAGCCCCGAGCTCGGGCCGGCGAAGTACGAGACGGCCACGATTATCACCGAGGCGGGCAACCACGGCTGGCCGTACTGCATGGGCAACCGGCAGCCCTACCGCGACCGCAGCAGCACCAACGCCGCGGAACTCACCGGCTGGTACGACTGCAACAACCCGATCAACACCTCGCCGCGCAACACCGGGCTGGTCAACCTGCCGCCGATCAAGGACAACATGATCTGGTACTCGCCGGACGGCGGCGGCCCGGTCTTCCCGAAGCGGCCGGGCAGCTCCATCCCGACGTACAACGCGGCGGACGCCACCTACACCCAGCCGTACCTGCGGGGCGGCGGCCAGGCGGTCATGTCCGGGCCGACGTACCACCGCTCGCTGGTCAACCCGAACAGCGGTGTCGCGTGGCCGGAGTACTGGGACAACAAGTGGTTCATCGCCGACGAGGCCAACTCGCAGAACCGGGTCGCGGTGACCGTCGACCCGGCCGAGGTGCCCACGCACCAGCCGCCGGTGTTCGCCGAGACGTTCCGGCAGATCATCCCGGGCGGCGCGGGTGACACGCGGGTGCAGAGCTGGATGGACGCCAAGTTCGGGCCGGACGGCGCGTTGTACGTGCTCGACTACGGCAACGGCTTCTTCTCCCTGGACGCCAACCAGAAGCTGCTGAAGATCAGCTACACCGGTGGCGCGCCGACGCCCGCCCCGGCGGCGTCGTCGACCATGGTGCAGAACAAGGCGCTGACGGCGGCGTTCACCGGGTCGAAGTCCGGCGGCGTGTCCTACCGGTGGGAGTTCGGCGACGGCTCGGTGTCCACCCAGGCCGACCCGCGGCACACCTACCCGCGCACCGGGATCTTCACCGCCAAGCTGACCGTGACCTACGCGAACGGTGAAGCGGTGACGACCCGGGCGTCGGTGAACGTCGGCTGTGCGGTGGCCGATCCGGGCCCGGCGGTGACCTTGGGCGACACGCTCACGAAGGTGGTCAACCGCAACGCCGGCGGTGGTTGCACGGTGGACGACTTCCTCGACGACGAAAGCACGTGGAGCACCCACGCCGCCTTCGTCAACCACGTCGAGCAGGCCACCGAAACGCTCTCCGACCTCGGGGTGCTGTCCGACGCCGAGGTGGCGGAACTGAACGCGGCCGCCGCGGCGTCACCGATCGGGAAACCGGGCACGACCGGCTACGACGCGCTGTTCGACGGCACGGCGGAGTCGTTGCGGGCCTGGGCACAGGCGCCGTCGGGGCAGTTCACGCTGCAACCCGACGGGTCCATCCGGGCCGGCGGCGGGCTGGGCATGCTGTGGTACGCGCAACGGCAGTTCGGCGACTTCTCGGTGAAGGTGCAGTTCAAGGACATCGCGCCGGATCCCGGCCGGGCCAACAGCGGCGTGTTCGTCCGGTTCCCGGACCCGCGGACACCCCTCGAACAGCGGCCGCCGGGCAGCTGCGGGACGGTCGGGTCGGCGCGGACGTCGCAGGCCTGGGTGGCCATCTACTGCGGCCACGAGATCCAGATCTACGACGGCGACACCGGCGAGCCGCAGAAGACCGGGTCGGTCTACAACTTCGACCCCCGCCCGCTCGACCAGGCGGGCGCGCGGCCGAAGGGCACGTGGAACGAGTACGAGATCAAGGTCGTCGGGCAGCACTACACGATGATCCGCAACGGCGTGGTGATCAACGAGTTCGACAACACGCCCGGGCAGCAGTCGTCGCGCGCGGGTGACCCGCCGACCGACCTGCGGCAGTTCGTCAGCGGGTTCATCGGGTTGCAGAACCACAGCGACAACGACCTGATCGAGTTCCGCAACATCCGGGTGCGGCAGCTGTAG
- a CDS encoding ATP-binding protein: MRTRAPALVGRGTEIEEIGRVLHDARRSSGSALFVTGEPGIGKTRLAAEAVGHALDAGLVVLRGRGSTTGPAVPFRALTEALLSLARTGGGRELVEQLGPYRSVLGRLIPDWAAGADTAGDSSLVVLAEATLRLTGLAGAGRGCLFVVDDLQDADVETLAVVEYLAANVRTQPVVVLATLRAEPSPALDAAYAATRRGEGFLMPLDSLGPAEVRDVVASSLGAEPDQVSADVAERLFADSAGNPLVVEELLHSMVAAGELVNGAAGWRFTGHGRSAVPSTLVTIITRRADRLGERGKQLLAIAAVLGRRFPLSVVQRVSELDDRSLFGHLQSAVAAQLLTTDERGEDWYAFRHPLTAEALLTLLNPAERVALSAKAADAVVELHPDLPGELCSLAASLRLGAGDRWAAADLYREAAQRALAEGAPGSAIAVLDHAVNLLGDDADRGAEQSGRYRDLLELLLFALAEAGQFDRAVKVARSLRPADGRDPARQIRVHVRLAWAAQVAGRWAEGFEQVAAARALLPGTGLDEESVAVDAVDAYLSMSGPAPDRVRRSEELGRRAVEGAERIGSPSTACQALYAVGFVVRERDMTESDECFRRMLDAAAEHRLTNWRNYALVGLGGNAWLTEADPSGLETARAEALRTGGISLAYNAEAVLGLHSVLCGRFAEAGPRLDACYAEASRIKLFAVSRYVQMAQAVLAGHRGDRRAMETALGDFRRGGGDSGPEAPLARGLAQVFCSLLEEDRDTARAELETLAADQARQQSTFHLAGTHGLKLLLDVIAGDAAWADHRRVAAGAAGGMRWNRQFVLLAEAVLHGRDHAPEAAAAAMRRAAQAATPFGVARPLGLRLAAEPAVDDGWGEPAEWLREAESHFHDADVIPVASACRALLRRAGASVQQRRTGTERVPESLRAIGVTLREFEVFELLAFRLSNKALAARLHISPRTVEKHVAALLMKTSVRDRNELARFAAEHSSASEV, from the coding sequence ATGCGCACCCGTGCCCCCGCTCTCGTCGGCCGAGGAACGGAGATCGAAGAGATCGGGCGGGTGTTGCACGACGCTCGCCGCTCTTCCGGATCGGCCCTGTTCGTCACGGGGGAACCCGGTATCGGCAAGACCCGGCTCGCCGCCGAAGCGGTGGGCCACGCCCTGGACGCGGGACTGGTGGTGCTGCGGGGCCGCGGCAGCACCACCGGTCCCGCCGTGCCCTTCCGGGCGCTCACCGAGGCACTGCTCTCCCTCGCCCGCACCGGCGGCGGCCGCGAGCTGGTCGAACAGCTCGGGCCGTACCGGTCGGTGCTCGGCAGGCTGATCCCGGACTGGGCCGCCGGCGCCGACACCGCGGGCGACTCCTCGCTCGTCGTGCTCGCCGAGGCGACGCTGCGGCTCACCGGGCTGGCCGGCGCGGGCCGCGGCTGCCTGTTCGTCGTCGACGACCTCCAGGACGCCGACGTGGAAACCCTGGCGGTGGTGGAGTACCTGGCCGCCAACGTCCGCACGCAACCGGTGGTCGTGCTGGCCACCCTGCGCGCCGAACCCTCGCCCGCGCTGGACGCGGCCTACGCCGCCACCCGGCGCGGCGAGGGTTTCCTCATGCCGCTGGACAGTCTCGGCCCGGCCGAGGTGCGGGACGTGGTGGCGTCCTCGCTCGGCGCCGAACCCGACCAGGTGTCCGCGGACGTGGCCGAGCGCCTGTTCGCCGACAGCGCCGGCAACCCCCTGGTCGTCGAGGAACTCCTGCACAGCATGGTGGCGGCGGGCGAGCTGGTGAACGGCGCCGCGGGCTGGCGGTTCACCGGGCACGGCCGCAGCGCCGTGCCCTCGACGCTCGTCACGATCATCACCCGCCGCGCCGACCGCCTCGGCGAACGCGGCAAGCAGCTGCTCGCCATCGCCGCGGTGCTCGGCCGCCGGTTCCCGCTTTCGGTGGTGCAGCGGGTGAGCGAGCTGGACGACCGCAGCCTGTTCGGCCACCTGCAGTCCGCCGTCGCCGCCCAGCTGCTCACCACCGACGAGCGCGGCGAAGACTGGTACGCCTTCCGCCACCCGCTCACCGCCGAAGCGCTGCTGACCCTGCTCAACCCGGCCGAACGCGTGGCGCTGTCGGCGAAGGCGGCTGACGCCGTGGTGGAGCTGCACCCCGATCTGCCGGGCGAGCTGTGCAGCCTGGCCGCGTCGCTGCGGCTGGGCGCCGGTGACCGCTGGGCCGCCGCCGACCTGTACCGCGAGGCCGCCCAGCGCGCGCTGGCCGAAGGCGCGCCGGGGTCGGCGATCGCGGTGCTGGACCACGCGGTGAACCTGCTCGGCGACGACGCGGACCGCGGTGCCGAGCAGTCCGGCCGCTACCGGGACCTGCTGGAGCTGCTGCTGTTCGCGCTGGCCGAGGCCGGGCAGTTCGACCGCGCGGTCAAGGTCGCCCGCTCGCTGCGGCCCGCCGACGGCCGCGATCCCGCGCGCCAGATCCGCGTGCACGTCCGCCTGGCGTGGGCGGCGCAGGTCGCCGGCCGCTGGGCGGAGGGCTTCGAGCAGGTCGCCGCGGCGCGGGCGCTGCTGCCGGGGACGGGGCTCGACGAGGAGTCCGTGGCGGTGGACGCCGTCGACGCCTACCTCTCGATGTCCGGGCCTGCCCCCGACCGGGTGCGCCGCAGCGAGGAGCTGGGCCGCCGCGCGGTCGAGGGTGCCGAGCGGATCGGCTCGCCGTCGACGGCGTGCCAGGCGCTCTACGCGGTCGGGTTCGTCGTGCGCGAGCGGGACATGACCGAGTCCGACGAGTGCTTCCGGCGGATGCTCGACGCCGCCGCCGAGCACCGGCTGACGAACTGGCGCAACTACGCGCTGGTCGGGCTCGGCGGCAACGCCTGGCTCACGGAGGCGGACCCGTCCGGCCTCGAGACCGCGCGCGCCGAGGCGCTGCGCACCGGCGGGATCAGCCTGGCCTACAACGCGGAAGCCGTGCTGGGCCTGCATTCCGTGCTGTGCGGCCGGTTCGCCGAGGCCGGCCCGCGGCTCGACGCGTGCTACGCGGAGGCCTCCCGGATCAAGCTGTTCGCCGTCAGCCGCTACGTCCAAATGGCACAGGCGGTGCTGGCGGGCCACCGCGGCGACCGCCGCGCGATGGAGACCGCACTCGGCGACTTCCGGCGCGGGGGCGGCGATTCCGGCCCGGAGGCGCCGCTCGCGCGCGGGCTGGCCCAGGTCTTCTGTTCGCTGCTGGAGGAGGACCGCGACACCGCCCGCGCCGAGCTGGAGACCCTCGCCGCCGACCAGGCGCGGCAGCAGAGCACGTTCCACCTCGCCGGGACCCACGGCCTGAAGCTGCTGCTGGACGTCATCGCCGGCGACGCGGCCTGGGCCGACCACCGGCGGGTCGCCGCCGGTGCCGCGGGCGGGATGCGCTGGAACCGCCAGTTCGTGCTGCTGGCCGAGGCGGTGCTGCACGGCCGCGACCACGCGCCCGAGGCCGCCGCCGCGGCGATGCGGCGCGCGGCACAGGCGGCCACCCCGTTCGGCGTCGCCCGCCCGCTGGGCCTGCGCCTGGCCGCGGAGCCCGCCGTCGACGACGGCTGGGGCGAGCCCGCGGAATGGCTGCGCGAAGCCGAAAGCCACTTCCACGACGCGGACGTGATCCCGGTGGCCAGCGCGTGCCGCGCCCTGCTGCGCCGAGCCGGTGCGTCGGTGCAGCAACGCCGCACCGGAACCGAACGGGTGCCCGAAAGCCTGCGCGCGATCGGCGTGACACTGCGCGAGTTCGAGGTCTTCGAACTGCTGGCCTTCCGGCTCAGCAACAAGGCACTGGCCGCACGCCTGCACATCTCCCCACGCACGGTGGAGAAGCACGTGGCGGCCCTGCTGATGAAGACCTCGGTCCGCGACCGCAACGAACTGGCCCGGTTCGCCGCCGAGCATTCGTCGGCCTCGGAAGTCTGA